The following proteins come from a genomic window of Kocuria palustris:
- a CDS encoding DUF4233 domain-containing protein, translating to MAQKQRRLSRKQQQWRPGQRKKPSSVMVMFGATTLLMEAFVVFFGGLAAFGIWGAGHPGRVPVLIGAAVLGIVFVVGSGTVSRPWGPAFGWILQLVMLATGFVFPPMFLVGVLFVLCWWYSLRTGRRLDREKRQRYEAELEWDRRHGLG from the coding sequence GTGGCGCAGAAGCAGCGCAGGCTCAGCCGCAAGCAGCAGCAGTGGCGCCCGGGGCAGCGCAAGAAGCCGTCCTCGGTCATGGTCATGTTCGGGGCCACCACGCTGCTCATGGAGGCCTTCGTGGTGTTCTTCGGCGGACTGGCGGCCTTCGGGATCTGGGGCGCTGGACACCCCGGACGCGTGCCCGTGCTGATCGGGGCCGCCGTGCTGGGGATCGTCTTCGTGGTCGGCTCCGGCACCGTGAGCCGTCCGTGGGGCCCGGCCTTCGGCTGGATCCTGCAGCTCGTGATGCTGGCCACCGGATTCGTGTTCCCGCCTATGTTCCTGGTGGGCGTGCTGTTCGTGCTGTGCTGGTGGTACTCGCTGCGCACCGGCCGGCGCCTGGACCGCGAGAAGCGGCAGCGCTACGAGGCCGAGCTCGAGTGGGATCGGCGCCACGGGCTGGGCTGA
- a CDS encoding sugar transferase, producing MKQSSADHSVAAATPQGPFDPRGAEGSPGLPWHSRLVGAVRLMDLLALSAAAVLSHLLRFGPQPGASSPDGHSYAAISLIIVGLWWAVLGLADSRSIRLLGTGSEEYRAVVNGSVAVYLLVTTLSYLAFLQLARGYVIALFPLGVLLLLLGRRFVRRRLDAARAQGHGLRRVLLVGSAEATHVVGQTMRRTHSAGYRPVGLVIPDGAAPRDDDLPALRGRQDVPGIIRMARATDAEAVALAGADPLPSQTLRELTWGLHQAGITLVMAPSLLGITSPHTVHQPLAGMPMIQIPAPENSGWRVAAKRIFDVVVSAIGLILVAPLLLVLCLLIRLDSPGPALFRQERVGRDGRSFQILKLRTMVVDAEERLGELMLREQLGREGLFKLEHDPRMTRVGAFLRRTSLDELPQLLNILRGEMSLVGPRPPLPREVAAYDTPTRGRLLVRPGLTGLWQVSGRSNLSWEDSVRLDLLYVEQWSMVQDLLILVKTVRAVVTARGAY from the coding sequence TTGAAGCAGTCTTCCGCAGACCACAGCGTCGCTGCCGCGACACCGCAGGGTCCTTTCGACCCCCGCGGTGCTGAGGGCTCCCCCGGACTGCCCTGGCACAGCCGACTCGTGGGCGCCGTGCGGCTCATGGATCTTCTCGCGCTGTCTGCGGCCGCTGTGCTGAGCCATCTGCTGCGCTTCGGCCCGCAGCCCGGCGCCAGCAGCCCCGACGGCCATTCCTACGCGGCGATCTCGCTGATCATCGTGGGCCTCTGGTGGGCCGTCCTGGGTCTGGCCGACTCCCGCAGCATCCGTCTGCTGGGCACCGGGTCGGAGGAGTACCGCGCTGTCGTCAACGGCTCGGTGGCGGTCTACCTCCTGGTCACCACGCTCAGCTACCTGGCCTTCCTGCAGCTGGCCCGCGGCTACGTGATCGCGCTGTTCCCCCTGGGTGTGCTGCTGCTCCTGCTCGGGCGCCGGTTCGTGCGCCGCCGGCTGGACGCGGCTCGCGCCCAGGGCCATGGGCTTCGACGCGTCCTGCTGGTCGGCTCAGCCGAGGCGACCCACGTGGTCGGGCAGACCATGCGCAGGACCCATTCGGCCGGCTACCGCCCGGTCGGGCTGGTCATCCCGGACGGCGCTGCGCCCCGGGACGATGACCTGCCCGCCCTGCGCGGTCGGCAGGACGTGCCGGGCATCATCCGCATGGCCCGCGCCACCGACGCCGAGGCCGTGGCCCTGGCCGGGGCGGATCCGCTGCCCAGCCAGACCCTGCGCGAGCTGACCTGGGGCCTGCACCAGGCCGGGATCACCCTGGTCATGGCGCCCTCGCTGCTGGGGATCACCTCCCCGCACACGGTGCACCAGCCCCTGGCGGGCATGCCGATGATCCAGATCCCGGCTCCGGAGAACAGCGGCTGGCGGGTGGCCGCCAAGCGGATCTTCGATGTCGTGGTCTCGGCGATCGGCCTGATCCTGGTGGCTCCCCTGCTGCTCGTGCTGTGCTTGCTGATCCGCCTGGACAGCCCCGGCCCGGCCCTGTTCCGCCAGGAGCGCGTGGGCCGCGACGGCCGCTCCTTCCAGATCCTCAAGCTGCGCACCATGGTGGTCGACGCCGAGGAGCGCCTGGGGGAGCTCATGCTGCGCGAGCAGCTCGGCCGCGAGGGTCTGTTCAAGCTCGAGCACGACCCGCGCATGACGCGCGTCGGGGCCTTCCTGCGGCGCACGAGCCTGGACGAGCTGCCCCAGCTGCTCAACATCCTGCGCGGCGAGATGTCCCTGGTGGGCCCGCGCCCTCCGCTGCCGCGCGAGGTCGCCGCCTACGACACCCCCACCCGGGGCCGTCTGCTGGTGCGCCCCGGACTGACCGGGCTGTGGCAGGTCTCCGGCCGCTCCAACCTCTCCTGGGAGGACTCGGTGCGCCTGGACCTGCTGTACGTCGAGCAGTGGTCGATGGTCCAGGACCTGCTGATCCTCGTGAAGACGGTCCGTGCCGTGGTCACGGCGCGCGGCGCGTACTGA